From the Aquarana catesbeiana isolate 2022-GZ linkage group LG10, ASM4218655v1, whole genome shotgun sequence genome, the window GACCATAGGATTACGATTTAGACATATTTCAGATACAAtttgtaaaaaagttaaaaagggatatagatataaaaattttttttttcccagcacttaCTGCTGAAAAATATTACAAAGAaagactgcttaaaaaaaaaaaaaagtagtcagaGCAACATGGATGTCACCACTTGCCCCGAAAATGCTCGTCACTGTCAGAACTTTTGACTTTTTAGCAACTTACCCAATGTACGGctgactcaaagtattgaaaccAATCAACCCGCCTAGTtgacaaaagaataaaaaagaaaaataggagctggagacacagaagcagGAGTGAGGTATTTGTGAGCGAGGAGTGCCGCCCCCTCAGCAAATAGTTTGTTTTTAACCAGTTTTGAACATTAGTACAAATGCCCATAAAAAGGTAATTGAAGTATACAAGGAACATGTGTAGTGCACCCTGTCCTCCTGTCTCGCTGCCGGTTCCCTCCCTCCTAACAAACACTTGCCAGCAATTTCAGGCTGTCAAACTGACAGCCGGCATGTAATAGCTGCTGCCGATAAAGACGGCCTGATGCAGGTGTTTGTATTTCTCTGTTACGCTTTTCaagagtgtttttttaaaaaataacaatgttACTTTGGTGGCTACCCCGTTTCATATTTCCTCATACAAGGCTCAGTTCAGACTGCTGCAACGGCAAACTCGTACAAATTTGCCTGCGACTTCCTACTGACCTGATCAGATTTGGATGCCATTTAGGAGCCTTTCAGAGTAAACTGTGTTCAGAGTGaattgtgtagtatcagttaagacggctctcatagggaaacattgaatccAACATGTTAtgcaacttggggtctcacaaggaGGATCCCATGtcccagcagtgtgaactgagccttaaaaaAGGAGCTTGAGGCACCCCCCCCccgaccaaaaaataaataaataaataaataagaaaaaaaaaaaaaaaaaagagtaaaaaaaagtcagcagctacaaatactgtaaaaaaaaaaaaattaaaaaaaaaaaaaaaaaaaaaaaaaacgatacccagtgcagctgccaaccactggaGAAATAGGGAGCAGGACTCAAAAGACAAAAAAGCAGCACTCTATGGGTAGGAGCGAAaacaaatatattataatatatatatatttgttttggctcctacccatagagcgctgctttttttgtcttttggttcctgctacaaataccgtagctgctgacttttaatattagggcttttacctgtccaggaacccagcagtgtcctcacctgagctgatttATTGATCAAGTATCGCgtgctggcgccgccatcctgaccaagggaaacaggcagtgaagccttgcggcttcacagccggtttcctactgtgcatgagtGAAGCACGTGGCGCATTGTGAATGGGCCAACTGCGGGGAAGGGGCGCAAATTTCCGGCCCatcttttggatggagctccaggTTAAGCaacttatttatttaaaaaaaaaaaaaaaaaaaaaaaaagggagagagatgGTGTCTCCTGGTACCATCTTATTAATGCCTAATTTACCCTTTCTTCCCATTCTCCCCAGCTATTTTATTGCTGATTATCTTTTCCTATTTCTATTCTTCTAACCAATAAATAAACTTTTAATTGGTCATTTTGAAACTCTAAAAAGTAAATTTgaaagggggagggggttgtgacagcaaaaaaaacaaaaaaaaacaaggctggACAATGTAATACATACTAGTTGGATGAGTCTACTCACCTTGCAGTTTTTCCACCAGTACTTTCGCTTAAGTCGAGCTGCGCTGGTCTCAAACTGTGAGGCTCCAGCTTGAAGTGCATCTGCACGATCATCCAAGTCAGTCAGCTTTTGGTCCCTCTCCAGGACTTTGTCCACATTGACTCGCATAATATCCAcaaccttaaaagaaaaaaaaagaaaaaaacatgaaaaagctTAAGCCCacgtatgatctttattgcatagttacactgATCCGacatggaccaatgtaagtatttaTACAGTACTGTGAAAAAGTCCTAGGCATTAGACATTAAGCAATAGGACTTATACTACTccttctccatcatgccataccaccagggaggcgtGCGATTTGCCCTAAATTTTTTCTGCTGCAGAACAAcccccccaaacatacagccaatgtcattaaagcagagttccacccaaaaatggaacttccactttttggaatcctccccacctccggtgtcacatttggcacctttcaggggggaggagggagcagatatctgtctaatacaggcatttgctctcacttcctggcatagatcaccacagtgatcacggtgacctacgccacttccagcgcctactctgtcctccccccgctgtattctgggagacacacaggtcccagaacacaacagggacccgtgaggacgcgcagcgcgactcgcgcagtagggaaccaggaagtgaagctgcacgacttcacttcctgattcccttaccgggGATGGCAGTGGCTGCAGCCAAGAGCcaacggacagatcggcttcggctgccgacaccgcgggctccctggacaggtaagtgttcatatattaaaaaaaaaatattaaaagccagcagctacaaatactgcagctgctggcttttaatatttttttttttttaggtggacctccgctttaagaactatcttcagtgtaaaaaagaacaagggagtcctggaagtgatggtttggcccccacagagccttgatctcatcatggagtctgtctggagttacatgaagagacagaaggatttgaggcagccgacatccacagaaaatCTCTGCTTAGTTCCcatagatgtttggaacaacctacctgccgagttccttcaataACTGTGTgaaagtctacctagaagaactgatgctgttttgaagatcggggggggagggggggtccacaCCAAATATTAATTGGATTTAGATTTTTCTCCTGCTGTTCGCTCACTCTGCATTTTGAAAAATtaaccaaaatatatatttttgaaagtattcttactttacagcatttctttacacctgcctaaaaaaacgtttgcacagtactgcaTATGTAATATCTGTGGGAGCGCCGCAGAAGGTGACAATTGCTGTAATAGTTtgcactactacagtgatcgccGCAATCTTCCAGGTCCTGTACAAtgacgtcacaatctccaccttgtcccaATTTATAGAAAGCCTTGtaagtattaaaaagaaaaaaaatacaaggcgttctgtgaatggtggcagtgTGAAGCAAGCGGCCCCGTAGGGTCACTATGCAGAAGGGAAGCTTATTAGGACCCAGAAGATTGTGGCGATCGTCAGCTTCCACAGCGGTCCCTCACGTATGAGGAACGCATTCTTACatcggtccaagctggaccaacgtaAATACACAATTAAGGTTATATTTGGACTTCAAGCTTTAATAGACCTAAAATGGCCATCCAGAAAACACGAATGACCACAATACAAAAATCACACACAGACCTGGTTCTTCAGTAACATCATAACGCCAGGACTAGATTTTCCAGCATTTGATTGGTGCATTTAGTGAGGCAAGTACCATGGGTGGTGGAGACCGAGCGACCATCGCTTACAGGAAAACCCTGAGCCCACACTTTGTTATAGTCACAGGCTCCTTTTTCTTTGGCCGTGTGGCAATGGGATGGCTTGGAAAAGACAACTGCTGGCCGCACCTCAACAAGACACTAAAGTCAGTGCAGACCGCAGACATGCCTGATGCAAACAAATCCATATTTACACATGATagatatagagatctctctctctctctatattagatatatatatatatatatatatatatatatagatatagagagagagagagagagagagagagagagagagagaggagagagagagagagagagagagagagagagagagagagagagagagagagagagagagagagagagagagagagagagagagagagagatatatatatatatatacatacattctcTATATTAGATATATCTAATATAGAAAATATCTATATTGAGAAGAATTAAATATATATCTAAATTAGAGATAGAGGAtaataatagaatatatatatacatacatacatacatacatatacacacacacactctatattaGAGATATCTATCTGTAATATAGAGGATCGATCTATCTATCTTATATCTCTAGATATCTAAAAAACTCTAGTCTAGTTAATCACCTGCCATCcaatcacagtaaatatactgcgggCGGGAGACAGTCACGTACATGTAAGTTATCAGCCTTTTTCCAGGTTTGGGGGAGCATATGGGCACGCCCCCTGCCAAACcgtgctatgattggacacagcacaagtttggcagcagatttcagtcaATGGTTTCGGCTAAAACCTGctgatcagatgtgtccaatcacactCTCAGTTCACAAAAACACAgtgaacagcaatctggctgtttcttctccctgaaaaacaGGGAGAAAACacagccagattagtaagtaaaagcagcacacattacacatggttaaagcggttgtaaaccgccgaagttaaaaaaaaaaaaaaaaaaaatatatgcatcacattcgcatactagcacattatgaaatgctcagcttggaacgaagccctccagctctgtaaagtcaccactgagagggcggTCATGTTCCCCccagtctttcttccaggtttgcaaGCTCTGGCTGTGCGATTGGCTGGAGCCACAGTGACGTCACTGTAGGAGCCCTCAGCTCCggcaaggtatgctggaccttcagagcgcatgtgccagcgAAGTTATCGGCTGCATGcacggtgaatatctcctaaatcgggGCACGTTTAGATATTCCTTTTACTTACagataggccttattataggcttacttgtaggtaaaaatgaccaagcggggtatacaaccactttaaatacacaattaaccccttgaatgcccctagatgttaagcccttcccagccagtgtcattagtacagtgtcagtataCAATATTATCACTGTATTATGGTCATTAGGgacatcagtgtcagtcagtgacCCTCCCAGtcagtgtctgttagcaccagatcgcccgtcacactatcacagtcacaaaTCATCGTCATTACCTGAATAGTGTCTATAGTTGGGtaaaatttcagtatatatccccatagtttgtaaacactacaACTGTCatacaaaccaataaatatgcacTTACTGGGACGTCAGTTTAACCCTTGCTGGCATCAGAAC encodes:
- the VAMP3 gene encoding vesicle-associated membrane protein 3 — protein: MSSPAAPTDAGSSNKRLQQTQAQVNEVVDIMRVNVDKVLERDQKLTDLDDRADALQAGASQFETSAARLKRKYWWKNCKMWAILIAVVAVIIIIIIVWSVST